A genomic segment from Anabas testudineus chromosome 6, fAnaTes1.2, whole genome shotgun sequence encodes:
- the cnot4a gene encoding CCR4-NOT transcription complex subunit 4 translates to MSHSPEMKDDPMECPLCMEPLEIDDVNFFPCTCGYQICRFCWHRIRTDENGLCPACRKPYPEDPAVYKPLSQEEIQRIKNEKKQKQNEKKQKVTENRKHLASVRVVQRNLVFVVGLSQRLADPEVLKRPEYFGRFGKIHKVVINNSTSYAGSQGPSASAYVTYIRSEDALRAIQCVNNVVVDGRTLKASLGTTKYCSYFLKSMQCPKPECMYLHELGDEAASFTKEEMQAGKHQEYEQKLLQDLYKINPSFLQPPACGTEKSKSKSNSTQRTNNSNGKDGWPALSGHNKLANGLSEDRKSPPLLDYLDQEVIASDGLDTELNPGQRTALSPFSSNCDSNSPSDKPPESIGMVNGETLQQMPTSDSPSPPPGLTKPSLVVPISVSDLTARSPFEGAAAESQSLFSDNSNFRHPNPLPAGLPPFPSSPRGSSDWPMTPEPQSLFTSDTIPVSSSTDWQAAFGFGSSTKQQDDDLGFDPFDVTRKALADLIEKELSVQDQSPSSPGPLAQGSSHGPNLPPLNPNPSTSHHFPSGLPRIPQLHHRAIYSSFSFPGSQNSQASQQQPATRHPWMGVPTRNNLTHLNHSASAASHSNFLDLNLPPQHNTGLGGIPISENSGSIDGLNVKEWQDGLRALLPNININFGGLPNSSSSSSSSSSNSVNHIGGPAGPAGISHSLSWDSTASWMDPAIITGIPASAGNSLDCLQDDNPPHWLKSLQTLTEMDGPASSAVPPPQPLHSSLLDGHLPLHHRAAGGWAPYLPPLTANPASQFHSPPPGFQTAFRPPGQPATELLQSAAVDRH, encoded by the exons ATGTCCCACAGCCCTGAAATGAAGGACGACCCCATGGAGTGCCCACTGTGCATGGAGCCGCTGGAGATTGATGACGTCAACTTCTTCCCCTGCACCTGTGGCTACCAGATCTGCCGCTTCTGTTGGCATCGTATCCGCACAGATGAGAACGGCCTCTGCCCCGCCTGCAGAAAG CCATACCCAGAGGACCCAGCTGTGTACAAGCCTCTGTCACAAGAGGAGATCCAAAGgataaagaatgaaaagaagcagaaacagaatgAGAAGAAGCAGAAGGTGACAGAAAATCGCAAGCATCTGGCGAGCGTCAGAGTGGTCCAGAGAAATCTGGTCTTTGTGGTGGGGCTTTCGCAGCGACTCGCTGACCCTGAG GTCCTAAAACGACCAGAATATTTTGGGAGGTTTGGAAAAATCCATAAAGTGGTCATCAACAATAGCACATCTTATGCAGGTTCACAG GGGCCTAGTGCCAGCGCCTATGTCACTTACATCCGCTCTGAAGATGCTTTAAGAGCAATACAGTGTGTGAACAATGTGGTTGTTGATGGAAGAACACTCAAG GCTTCTTTAGGCACAACAAAGTACTGCAGTTACTTCCTTAAAAGTATGCAGTGTCCCAAACCTGAATGTATGTATCTACATGAGCTGGGGGATGAAGCAGCTAGCTTTACTAAAGAGGAGATGCAG gcGGGGAAACATCAAGAGTATGAGCAGAAACTCCTCCAAGACCTCTATAAAATTAACCCTAGCTTTCTACAACCTCCAGCATGTGGAACAGAGAAGTCAAAGAGTAAATCCAACTCCACACAGag AACCAACAATAGCAATGGTAAAGATGGGTGGCCAGCACTGTCAGGGCATAACAAACTGGCCAATGGGCTTTCAGAGGATCGTAAGTCCCCTCCGCTGCTAGACTATCTAGACCAAGAAGTTATTGCTTCAGATGGGCTAGACACAGAGCTGAATCCTGGCCAGCGCACTGCCCTGTCGCCATTCTCCTCCAACTGTGACAGCAACAG tcCCAGTGACAAACCTCCAGAGTCGATCGGTATGGTGAATGGAGAGACTTTACAACAG ATGCCCACCAGTGACTCCCCTTCGCCTCCTCCGGGTTTAACTAAACCCAGCTTGGTGGTGCCCATCAGCGTGTCAGACCTTACAGCACGTTCGCCTTTCGAGGGTGCTGCAGCAGAGTCGCAGTCACTCTTTTCAGACAACAGCAACTTCAGACATCCTAACCCTCTCCCTGCTGGGCTCCCCCCTTTCCCCAGCTCTCCTCGCGGCAGCTCTGACTGGCCTATGACTCCTGAACCACAGAGCCTCTTCACATCAG ACACAATACCAGTGTCTTCTTCCACAGATTGGCAGGCGGCCTTCGGCTTCGGCTCGTCTACCAAACAGCAGGACGACGACCTGGGCTTCGATCCTTTCGACGTCACTCGCAAAGCCTTGGCCGACCTGATAGAGAAGGAGCTGTCAGTCCAGGATCAGAGCCCTTCATCCCCAGGGCCCCTAGCCCAGGGGAGCAGCCATGGTCCCAACCTGCCACCCCTCAACCCTAACCCCAGCACCTCTCACCACTTCCCCAGTGGCCTGCCACGCATCCCCCAGCTCCACCACAGAGCCATCTACAGCTCCTTTAGTTTCCCCGGCAGTCAGAACAGCCAGGCCAGTCAGCAGCAGCCAGCCACCAGACACCCCTGGATGGGCGTCCCCACACGAAATAACCTCACACACTTGAACCACTCAGCCAGTGCTGCCTCACACAGTAATTTCCTGGACCTGAATCTGCCCCCTCAGCACAACACAGGGCTGGGAGGGATCCCCATCTCAG AAAACAGTGGCTCTATAGACGGCTTAAATGTGAAAGAGTGGCAGGATGGCCTGAGAGCTCTCCTGCCAAACATCAATATTAATTTCGGGGGGCTCCCaaactcctcttcctcttcatcctcctcatcctccaacAGTGTTAATCACATCGGTGGGCCGGCGGGGCCAGCAGGCATTTCACACAGCCTGAGCTGGGACAGCACAGCCAGCTGGATGGATCCTGCTATCATCACAG GCATCCCGGCCTCAGCAGGCAACAGTTTAGACTGTCTTCAGGACGACAACCCACCACACTGGCTCAAGTCCTTGCAGACGCTCACAGAGATGGACGGTCCGGCCAGCTCAGCAGTCCCCCCTCCCCAGCCCCTCCACAGCAGCCTCCTCGACGGCCATCTCCCCCTCCACCACAGAGCCGCCGGCGGCTGGGCTCCCTACCTGCCCCCTCTCACAGCCAACCCCGCCAGCCAGTTTCACTCCCCTCCCCCAGGTTTCCAGACCGCCTTCAGACCCCCAGGACAGCCCGCTACAGAGCTGCTACAGAGTGCCGCTGTGGACCGCCACTGA